The Persephonella sp. KM09-Lau-8 nucleotide sequence TCTTCCATTCTTTTATAACCTCCAAAAATTTTATTTTTCTTAATACATTCCACCGTTTACGTGGATGGTTTCTCCTGTTATATATGAAGCCATATCTGATGCGAGGAATAAAACTGCGTTTGCCACATCCTCAGGTTTTCCAAATCTTCCAAGTGGTATCTGCTCAAGATATTTCTCTTTTATTTCAGCAGGTAGTTCCTGAGTCATGTCTGTTTCTATAAATCCGGGAGCAACGGCATTAACAGTTATATTTCTTGAAGCCAGTTCTTTTGCAAGGGATTTGGTAAATCCAATAAGACCGGCTTTTGTTGTGGCATAATTAACCTGACCTACATTACCTATAAATCCTATGATTGAGGAAATATTGATAATTCTTCCCCATCTTTTTTTCATCATACCTTTTACAACAAGCTGGGTTATTTTGAATGTTCCTGTCAAATTGGCC carries:
- the fabG gene encoding 3-oxoacyl-[acyl-carrier-protein] reductase; this encodes MDFKGKTVLVTGSTRGIGKAIAAKFAEHGADVIITGRNKGTAEVVAENLKNEFGVNAYGFKLDFSEDIPAQWKEIEKVAGSVDILVNNAGLTRDTLFIRMKDEDWNTVLQANLTGTFKITQLVVKGMMKKRWGRIINISSIIGFIGNVGQVNYATTKAGLIGFTKSLAKELASRNITVNAVAPGFIETDMTQELPAEIKEKYLEQIPLGRFGKPEDVANAVLFLASDMASYITGETIHVNGGMY